Within the Mugil cephalus isolate CIBA_MC_2020 chromosome 1, CIBA_Mcephalus_1.1, whole genome shotgun sequence genome, the region TTGAACACGCAACTTGGtattttgcactaatttacGCACATCCTTGCACAAGCATTGCGTCCAGCGCCTGTGTgacacatcacaaacacactgggGTATGCAGAAGACTCGTATCGGCGCGGGCTCCTGGGGGCCCTCACAATCCAGCAGCTGTCACTGCAGTCAAAAGGCAACGCTGGCTCTGGGTTACGCAAACCCAACTCGCTGCACGTGACTGAACGCTACTGTACCATCAAgtcatcctcctccagcttAAAATAACCATCACTCACTCTCAGATGCGGGATTAAGATCCGGATGGAGCTGACTGTAAACAGCCGCAACTGGGAAACAGCTAATCAATCTGAACCTGCTCTGCTGCCTTTCATTTATTGGCTCAGCGATGTGTTGGCTGCCTCTCAAGCACCTGATGAGCGAAAATCAAATTCTTCCTCAGTTAATTAATTAGCTGCTGATTTAATTCAGGGCACCCCACGTCGTCCCTCTCGCATCCAATCAGAATGTAGGTTAAATATGGGGGCAGCGCTGACAGTGACAATGAAATCATAACGCTATTTTCAGAcgtaaaactttatttataaaccGGGTCCCTTTCAGACTCTCAGACTCACATTGTGTTGCTATATCTGCCCCAGTTACACACACAAGGATGCTTACGGAGAGCTCAGGGTCGTGTCCATCAGCGTTTCAGTCAACTGCTACTATGACGAATGggattcagattttttttttgttttgttttagatttagataACCACTAAAAGAACTACACATTTGAGAGAGAAGCAGCTCTTTGGAGGTGATCACTGACCTCTTGCTTCGTCAAATACACAGCGGTCACCCTTGACTCCAAAGATCAGAGTGTGCTCTTACCAATGCAGCTCTTGGTGTCTCTCCTCAGACCACACAGCATGGCTGTAGTTAAGTCAGCGCAGCCACCCTCTGGACGTAACCTTGCTGATCTTCAGTTGTGGGCAGACACCTGAGGTAAACGTGGGCGACCCCTGAGAGACCAGGTCTCAGCCGCTCAgatcacacaacaacaaagcatCTGCGGTTCCTCATTCCTTTGCCTCTGCGTCCAGTATTTCCCCAACCTGTGTCCCAGTGGAGTCTGGAGCTCCACAGGGCAGATCCTGATTCTCAGATGCTCCCTCCTTTTTGAACTTGCTAGATGATTCCCACCAgtcctcacaaacacaacaactatAAAATCCAAAGCAGGGAGACAAATGGTCCGCGTCCTCTCCTTGCCATCTCGCCGTGGCCCCAGTTTCTCGAGCTAAACCTTTTCAACCGCTCCGTCTTTTTTCCAGAGGATTTCTCATGCCCCGCTCGTACGTTCGTATGAGCTCACGCATaaccctcctctctctctctcacacacacacacagagcgtgTTTGCTCGCTCTCTCTGCCAGGGGGCTTCAGTGAGACAGGCGCACACAACACAGTCACTCCCTCCCCCCTTGCGcactctctatctctctctctctctctcacacacacacacacacacatacacactttatTCATTTCCCACCAAGTCAAACGTCCTCAAactcacccacccacacagagaTTAGACGCGACAAACACCAAACTGCACGCACCCCCAACTCTCGGCACAATTAACACCACCTGCACATTCAGACTCAGGTCTACGCGGTGTCACGTTTTTCGCACGTAGAGACTGCACACATTTTACAGAGCTTGTATCTTCACAACCCGAGAAtgtttctctctcgctctcacacacacacacacacacacacacacacacacacacacacacagtcacacaatcacacactgtGGCAAATGCATATGCAAATATCCCCGGCAGAACAGCTGCCTGCATGTCTgtcatttattcaaaaacactGTGCAGCGGTCGAGTAAAGACGACAGATTCAGACTGGGGTCAAGAGGAAATGAACGCCCAAACATCCGAACAGGAGGGAAAAATGGAATCTGAATgactgtgtttgaatgtgtgaaaATGGGTTTTAATTTCCTCGCGTTTCCCCTCCCCTAAGGAGGGTTGAACGACCCTAGATGGCTAATCCTCGACCCAGTGAGGTTCCTTCACCCAAAACCCAGGGGCCCAGTCGCTGCACCTGTCCCACCATTTGTCAGGCACACGAACCTCGACGCCTGCCACTTCCTgaccccaaccaccaccaccaccaccagcagcagcagcagcagcagcagcaatagaCCCCCTCCTCCAGCCTCAGTCTGAACCTGATCTGCCTCCCTTATTGGTTAAACAAATAGCTGTGAGtagacaaactaaaaaaaaaaacaaaaaaaacaccagcctTTTGTGTGGACGTGTAAAGCGATTACAAACGAACGTTTCCACGTTTCTACCTGCTGTTGCGAGGAGCCTAATTAGTCAGCTGTTCCGGTGGACACAATACACTTTCATGTAGGTAATTTCCTCTGAGACTTTTGTCCTTAATACCTCATTTACAATGTGAGCGAGCATAGTCTTTCAGAGCGAGACTAATTAACAGAGTAAAGAGAACTGGGAGACGGAGAAGTGTgttgcactggaaaaaaaaaagaaaagaaagaaaacacatctggGAAAAGGCAAACACCGTGTTGTAATAAAAATGCAGTGTTTCGCACTTCCTCTGGGCTAGGGATCGACATGATTGATGTCGTGTGAGGTGAGCGACGGTGTATTGATTAGATTTCGAATGCAGACGCCTGCGCTGCGACCTCGgcagacaaaccaaaccaaggacaaaaaggggaaaacatttaagaatctcaaaaagcaaaaaaataaataaaacattgtgacTGTTTGCTCTATTTAGCTCtaattttctgtttccttcaaTGTAAAGCGAAACCTTCTGAAAATAGCCTCCAGCTCCCTTTAAGTTGACACTTTCTTGGCAGCAAGGCCTGAATTTCAACCTCTTCACTCATCAAACTGACCACACTGCCATCTCCTGGTGATGAACTGCAGCTGAGGTCTGAGGAGAACCACTCGCTGGACATCCAGCACGGGTCACGGTTCGGTcagtcagactttatttgtgcAGCGCTTTCCGTGcataaaagatgcaacacaaagcgctctacattaaaaataaacgcCACTGACCCCCGATACCCCAGACCCCCACTCATGCCAAAGGCTACGGAGACCACCTCGACCCAGGCGGGAAGGCGAGGCACAGCTCCTGACGTGGATGTGGAAAacactggagggacaacagaatacaaaaatgaataataacacacacacacacacaaatgaatattaataaaaaaaataataagtggaGCAGCGAACAAAAATGAGTACATCAAgagcaatttaaaaaacaacagaaacaatatgaaaaagtaataataaaaggaGTAAAAGGGGACTAGAGTCTGCCCTTAACGGTCTCAGTGTGTCTGAGGGCCTTAGGCAGGCGTGggcagtaataataaaataaggcTTTGCCATAGGTTATATAAATACATCAGTGTGCCACAAAACAACTAGAGTAAATAAGGCAATGAATGGCCCAGACATGTGGTCATCTCAGATCCAGCTTCCAGTTTAACAGGcctgcagcacatttacactaatcttccttttcttttttttcatgagtgGAGGTAAAGTTCTTTTGTATTAGAAAACAAAACTCTAAAAGCCTTTTTCACGTGTCATAAAACGTTCTCCCCGGTGGGTTTTACCTTTGCTTCTCCCTCTGATGATGCCCAGTCGACATCTGAGCGAAAAAGAGaacatcctcctcttccctcctgcAGATCGGCTGTTTTTCCTCAGAGAGTCTGTCTGAGGGAAGGCGAAGGAGAGCTGCTTGGGACTGAGGCGCCCCTTTCCAAACACCACTCTCGCTGACATGTTCATTTTCTGACCAGTGAGATGGAAACGTAACGGTCCTCTTCCCCGACGCCCTCACCGTCCCTCAGACATGGCGGCCTCTGctctccctgctgctgctctcacactctcctccctctctggagAACGTCCAGTCCTCTCAGGTGAGCTTTCCTACTCCACAAACAGGTGCAGATTCCTACGAGAGGAAAATGTTCACATCCAGCATTGCTTGCTTTTTCAACCCCCTCTACACCTCGACCATCACTGACAACCGACTTCCACATCCATGCGGCCACAAGCTGACTggctaaataaatgttttgtttttgcgtaTCTGGCAATGTGGGTTTTACAGGAACAGATGGCAGATGGCTCAGGGCTGTGGGGCACAGCTTGTCTGCCCCAGCGCAATGGAAAGTTTCTCCGCAGGAAGCCGGCTCTGAACATCGTAAAATCAGAGCAGGCCAATTTCAAGGCAATTACGTCGTCTTCAATCTATTGATACGAGTTTAAGAATCATATGAGTGCGTCTGCAAAGTGCTCGTTTTAACCAGCTGATCCGGGATGACAGTTTTGTTGAAGTAATCATAGACAACATCAAGTGTTTATTCAAAATGCAGTCGACAATCTTATTTCCCGTCGCAGTCTTCTTGATTTTTAGATGTTCAATGAAGTTCACGTGGCCAGGACTCTGGAAGGATTTTAGTTAAATGAGCTGAAGGAGACAAAAAGGCCTTAAACTGTGTAGATACTCCTAGATCACATCCAGGAAGGAGCTGATGTTATGagacttcttcttctattcTATCTATTATGGGTCAACACTCTTCTTCAGGCGCCTTGCCCCTTTCCCCAGTCATCTGGAAGGAGGTGGGGAAATAATCCTTTCTACCCAAGGGAGAATACAACCACCCTGCCTCATATCGGTGTATATGCACAAATGAGCGTATTACGACTACATATAACTGTTATATtgctgctatatatatatacactgatcaggcatagcatCAATAccccttcctagtattgtgatGGTTTCCCTTGCAtttcatcagagaacagacatggacCTCCTCAGGGTGTCcggtggtgtctggcaacacaatgttgtctctgggtcctatgggttgaggggaggggcctctgggatcaggcttgttcctgTTCATCTCACAGACACTTtatcagtttggatctagtgaattcagaggccaggtcaacgtcttgtgctgtttttcatgtttttttttagttgtggaTGGCTACTCCCATCAAGGAATGTCcggtctatgtgggtggtacatgtctaagcaacatccacatggatgtcaggttcaaacgtttcccagcaaaacacttaattgtcacaagatggtttcaTGACTATCATTAACCAGCATAGAGCGCCATTTTTAGATTGCATTAACTCTAATTTGTCAAGAAACAACCAGCTGGATGCTGACGTAGCTTTTCTTCATGGTGTGCAAATGACTTTGCAGACAatgaaagggagaaaaatgagGCAGCAGCcaagttttccttttaaagagTTTATTGTGAATAACCAGTTTATTCGTTCTCCTCGCTCCTGAGCCTGGCGTTGGGGTTGGTGATCTTGATTGCCAGCTGAGCGGCCCTCTCCACGATCACCTTCCTGTTCTTGGAGGAGACGTTGTGGGCGATCTCAGCACAGTGAGTCCTGAAGAGGCAAAGAGAACGAGATTTGGTTAAGAATGTCAAGAACATTCAAATacaaccacactttgaatataataaagttatttaaatagttgttcttgttctgcttATGTATATATTCAAATACCTCCATGAGCTGTCTAGCTCTAATTGCAGTATTCGTGGGGATAATACAGCCAAACTAAAATCAGTGTTTCTTAATCTTACTACACCAGAGACATCCTGATCTCATCATGAACCAATGGCAAATACAGTGaatgattaaattacaaatgCTAAACTTGACTGAGTGACAAGAAGACAACTGATTGGAGGTGGACTCCTCAAAATGACTGATATAATGGGATCTTTGGCAAAATCAGTGTCAACATAACTGGAACGAACAGGATAGTTTAATCACAGCCGAAGATCCTCAATATCAGCTCaactctgtcttttctttatctTGGGCTACCTGACCTAAAATTAGGCTGAAACagcaaatatatattataatatggTATTAATAATGGACCAAACTAACATTTCATTGATTCATAAGCTTGTAGACTTAGAAAAGTGGAGGGGAGGGAACAGAAAAGAGCCCTTCAAACAtcaaaattattgccttaaagATATTTAACAGTTCATTTCACATGTAATGTTTATACCTGTACTCTCCCCCGCTCTGCTGCTGAAACCTATCAACAGGCTGTTACAATCAATAGATCAGACCTATTTGACGAGTTGCTACATTGTGGGACTATGCGAGTCAAACTCTTTTGGGCCGATTGGTATTTCAGAAATCAATTCATGAAGCTAAAGAATTGTGTCCCATTCACAGAAATTCTCGGGATCCTGTGACTGCAAAATTAAAGGGTCATCGTTTGAACCCCAAGTGCTTCTGGcttatgtttgttttacagccatctcagtcacacaacagactAAATCGGCGTCTCTGAAACCCTGAGAAAGTATCACTACCTTTACgctacatttttaaacataattgCCAAATGACGACCAATTTTCCTGTGTTCACATTTTGGCTCCAACCTTCACTGCTAGTAAACTAGACATCCCATTTAGCATATTGCCATTAGCCTTTAAGTGCAGGTTCAGTGTTGCACGCAAGAACATGACGTTTATTTCTcatattgagttttttttttatatagagagggcattttatttttttggtttggagGAGGAACCAAACTACAATGATCTTCCATGtataacttcctgtttttacaCTGACATCTGTATTTGTGGTTATTATTCTGATCAAATTAGTGAACTATGACAAAACCCAGTAAGAATAGTTCCTACCCTAAATCTGTTAGGATGACTTGTACTATCATAGTATAATTCAGTTCTTATTTGGTTGCTCAGTCGGCTGCTCATGCAAACATCTGCTCGTGTTACATTATGTCACATTAAAGCAGTTCAAGTCTTTACATTCAAGGGCCAAACCACATCTTAGggtgacttaaaaaaaaaaaaaaacatttatcatttgAACAACAGCAACCACAAACCAAGATGTTCCCATCATTGTTCTACTTGTCAATCAAATCGCTGCtcataaaatgtgaaatgtcttcaaTGAAGGCTCAATTTGCTCATTTTACATTGTGACATTTGTAACAAGTATCAGGGTCACCCCTCAAACATATTCAGAAATTTAGTGCTGAATGTCAGAATCAAATAAAACTGAGCAGAAGTTATCAGTGAAATAATCTCTTGCATGGCATTAAAAATGCTAAAGTGAAAACACTGCAAATGAGACCTACAAAACAATAGATGCTGAATGAATATGCAAAGGTGGCAGGATAATCCCCATATGCGGACAATGAAAAACTTACTTGTTGCTCATCATCAGGACCTCGAGCTCCTTGACATTGTGCACCAGGAACTTCTTGAAGCCAGTTGGCAGCATGAACTTGGTCTTCTTGTTGCTACCATAACCGATATTGGGCATCAGCATCTGACCCTTGAACCTCCTGCGAACCCTGTTGTCAATACCTCTGGGCTTGCGCCAGTTTTTCTGTTGGCAAATGTGAAAACTGATGTTCAGGGCACTGTAGACACTTGGGGGGGAATAAAACGTGTTCAGCGTCAACTGTGTCACACTTACCGCAATCTTGACATATCTGTCGGACTGATGGCGAATGAACTTCTTGGTGCGCTTTTTGACGATCTTGGGTTTCGTTAGAGGCCTGAGGGCTGCCAtgatgactgaggagacacaGGTAAGAAAGAAAAGTTACCAAAAACGGCATGCATCTGGTTGTGTTGTCGTGCTACATCTCAGCTTAACTCATGTTGGTTTAACCCCATTGACTTGAATTGCAAAGTGCAGGAAAACATAAACGTAGCTCTTGGGTCTCAGCACCAATTCACTTTCACATTCACATATTAACTTTCTAGAACAAAACATAATCGGAGCAGAATACTTTTCTACGGAGTGGGTAAACGTGTTGATCGgcgttagctagctagcatctACGTTAGCGTCAGTTAGCTACCTAGCCTGCCATGCTACTACACTACATTACATTGACTTCACTTTAACGTTTTGACCtcaacattaataataaacacactTGTTGAGGAAAATTACTAGTTGTTACAGGgtttagtgtgtgtcagtgagccACACTGCAGAACAGGCCTTTACTGAACATTACACCATTTCACAGGAATAGCGCTGGCAGCCGCTTTAGCAGCAACACTTTGCAACACGGCGATTTAATTAACACTGTATACAGTGATAAAATGGTAAATTCTTGTCACAATATAGAGTAGGGTTGATGATGATTGATAAATCGTATCAAAGTAGACGAATAATGACCTAAATCGCGCGGATTATTACAGATTGTATCAACTCACCCGCCGATGTAAATCCAAAAGGGACTTCAACGACGgcggaaggaaagaaaaggactTCCGCGAGCGTCGCAATGGCTTATGGGTACTGTATTTTATCAGGGGGCGCAAGTTATCTACTGGAGTTATATTAAAATCTCAAAACGCACCGAGTagaacatttgcacatttgaacATTTCGACATTTTTGTCGCTCACAGCATACTTTATTATGTTGTCAACCTCGAATtgagctgaacacacacatcctcacGCCCACCCCTCACATATGCTTTAAAAAGCGGTTGTTGCGCACTTCCTGAGCCTGGAACTGGGGATCCTAGGTCTCCACTCTTCATTAACGCTTTGGCCACTTATCATTACTTTTATTAAGCTTCCTAATTCCGGGAggcacacattttatttttcgaAGAGGAGGCTGCAACACTGACTGACACGGGGGTGTGGCGTGGTAAAAGGCAAATGATCAACTTTCTGTCACATGATAGTTCGTAATAAAAAATACCTGAGCGCGACAAGAGCACGCATCAACTTGTGCCCTATCTATTCTCTCTTTTAGCTGTTTTCAAGCGCTTCCGGATGGAAAATCAGCCTATTATGAGGTGAGGGTCAActcagattttctgttttttttttattttccacttcatTACTTAAGTTTCGTTTCCCGTTATTTTACAGCCATCACAAAACTTATGGAGTCGCAAATCCCGGTTATGTACCGACAGCAGAGGGGACGCCTGGTAAGGTCAATGAACATGTGTTGATGCTTTATAATTAGTATTAGGCTATTTTCTGACATGTGTACGTAAAAAAGTTGTTATTATCTCGACCTCACGCTTCCGGGTGCGCCTCTTGTGGGCATGTCCTTAGCCAGTGTGTACACCAGCATGGGACTAGACTTTTTAAGTCTTCACTTACTGTTCTGTCTTGTCTGAAGTGCTTACTTCAGGATCAGTGTAAACCCAACAGGATGTATAGCACCGAGGCGCACGGTAAGTCCACCGCTACACACTTTCAGGAAGTTGTCACAGAGGAAAAAGTCAAAACCTGGGATCGCCTCAAGAATCCGCCTCTGTTTCTGGATGGACACTGAGTGATGTACAGTCCCCGACAGGCTGACTTTAAAGGGGGTCGCGGTTTGTGTAGCACTCGTGGAAGTGGGAAGTGTAACTGGGCTTCCGTGAACTTCTTCGCTTCTTTTTCACCTCAAATCACCTCTTATCTCCGTCCCTCAACTCCAATCCGCAATCACTGCTATTTCACAACAAAGTGGACCCTCGCACGAACGAGGCGGTGTCCTCCGGCATAGGATGACAATGATAACATTGTACTATAGATTGCTCACTGAATCGCCGATTATAGCAGTTTATGTTCAGAGGGAATACTTAGATTTGCGCAAATTCAAGGTCTTTACCTGTCACTGACTCAACCTGTTCTTCTGGTTTCTTTCAGCAATGTTTGCTCCACCCGCACCGGAGTCCCATGGACCCAGCGCTCCCCCGGCCGGCATGTTCGACAGTATGCCCGGATACGAAGGAACATTggcgggaggaggaggtacAGTAGGTCGGCTCGCTCCTCGGTGGTCCTGATCGccacactgacagactgtatgGAGCCCCCAAGGGTTAAAAATTagttctataaaaaaaaaaggtgtaaaaaatgaataatcaaAAATCTTTAAACAACAAATTTCTTGAAAAATATTAATACGTTCATGACAACGCCAAAATGGAGAAATGGTTTACATGAAGCGAATTAAAGGGTtgagcatttttattcataaaatataatatactgttgttttttagtGACACCTTCTAAAACTTTTTATGATAATACTGCTCATGTATTGTAATTTTCTGACTTAAACAATAGCCAGTTTGCTCCTGTTTGCCGGAATAACATGTACGACAAAGGgttatgaaaataaatacaggaGCAACATTTCCTGTACTATagccagctaactagctagccCATTGTGCAAGGAGATTATTACTTGTTATATTGTCATTAAAGCGTCACGCAGCTTCTGTTTGCTTGAGTGGcagaagatttttatttttctcctcctgagTTGTGTGTCTCTTTTCCATTGTTACACACCTGAAGCAGAACTCTGAATTGGGCGTGTAAGTTGCTATAATTCTCGTTGTCTCTTCACTTTGATTCATTGAGAGATTGAGTCATTAAACAGCTAAACTAACCAGCTATATCGACTGGTATTAGTGAATGTAAGTTTGATTGAGTCAGTGGATTACTGACTGGTTAAAAGGTAACCGTTCTGTGGCGTCACCACTCATAAAAAGAGGTATTATGCAATAAAATCTACCTTAAtgtgacatgaaattaaaaaagtgttataaaacacttattttttcaTACTGTTGTAAGCACCggtttgaataaaaatgtttgtaattaaactcattttagctgAAACCAATTTACTAATATACAGTTGTTGAAAATATCTTTCTAGTTATCTTTGTTTCATGGAGCCTGAAAATGCAAACCCTTTAAATTTGGTTATAGGTGGATACCTGCCACCACCCATGCCTTCCTACCCAGCTCCCCAGCCCCAGCCTGGACCTGAACAGCCACACTGGAAGTAAGGCTCCGACATTTCCATTATTTCAGTATATTTGCCATACATTTTTCATGATGTGGgctgagaataaaataaaactgttgacATACTGTGTCACATTACTTCACTACTTGTAGTATTCCATCTATAACTGAAGAAACTGCACGGGAGGCTTTGGCCCTGTACGCCTCCAGCAAATGCTGCTACAGTGCCGCACCTGCGAAGGATGGTGTGATCACCAACATGGAGGCATTCAATACGTACAGAGTAAGAGGACAtagcctgtttgtgtgtgtgtagctgtgccTGAAACCCCTGCTATAAATGAATGACAGTTAACAAGAATATCAATTTTGATGTTTGGCGTGTGGATATGTAGATCTCTTAATTTAGATGGACTTATAATAAAGTTTGTGTGCTTGTTTCCACcatttccactttattttaGTATCGCCTGGAGACCTTTACTGAATCAAGATCGACAGAGTGGAGTCATGAACCATACAATGGTACATTACATCTTCTGATTAGGATGTGTAACTAACACAGTTTAAAtcaataatttacattttaaagaagaaTTTTACAGCACCAACGTTACATTAACAGTAATTCTGTTGTCAATCATCATTTAACCctgatgtgttgttttaatg harbors:
- the rpl32 gene encoding 60S ribosomal protein L32; amino-acid sequence: MAALRPLTKPKIVKKRTKKFIRHQSDRYVKIAKNWRKPRGIDNRVRRRFKGQMLMPNIGYGSNKKTKFMLPTGFKKFLVHNVKELEVLMMSNKTHCAEIAHNVSSKNRKVIVERAAQLAIKITNPNARLRSEENE